Proteins encoded in a region of the Bradyrhizobium sp. CB3481 genome:
- a CDS encoding acetyl-CoA C-acyltransferase, protein MREAVIVSYARTGLAKSGRGGFNITPPMSLAAHAIKHAVDRAGVDKEYVEDCYLGNCAHGAPNIGRQAALLAGMPKSTAGVSVNRFCSSGLQTIAMAANSIRSDGADCIVAGGVESISIPGGGSPKESIDPELLKVAPDIFMAMIDTADIVAERYKVSREYQDEYSLESQRRMAAAQQANKFKDEIVPMKTKMKVVDKATKAESIVDYVVDRDECNRPETTLEGLAKLEPVKGPGKYVTAGNASQLSDGAAAVVLMEAKDAEKRGLNPMGRFVAWASAGCEPDEMGIGPIYAVPKLLKRHGLKIDDIDLWELNEAFASQCLYSRDKLGIDPEKYNVNGGSIAIGHPFGMTGARLTGHILQEGRRRKAKWGVVTMCIGGGQGGAGLFEIYS, encoded by the coding sequence ATGCGTGAAGCTGTCATCGTTTCCTATGCGCGCACGGGGCTGGCGAAGTCCGGCCGCGGCGGGTTCAACATCACGCCGCCGATGTCGCTGGCGGCCCACGCCATCAAGCACGCGGTGGACCGCGCCGGCGTCGACAAGGAATATGTCGAGGACTGCTATCTCGGCAATTGCGCGCATGGCGCGCCGAACATCGGCCGCCAGGCCGCGCTGCTCGCCGGCATGCCGAAATCGACCGCGGGCGTTTCCGTAAACCGTTTCTGCTCGTCCGGCCTGCAGACGATCGCGATGGCCGCCAACTCGATCCGCTCGGACGGCGCCGATTGCATCGTGGCCGGCGGCGTCGAAAGCATCTCTATTCCGGGCGGCGGATCGCCCAAGGAATCGATCGATCCGGAGCTGCTCAAGGTCGCGCCTGATATTTTCATGGCGATGATCGACACCGCCGACATCGTCGCCGAGCGCTACAAGGTCAGCCGCGAATACCAGGACGAATATTCGCTGGAATCTCAGCGCCGCATGGCGGCCGCGCAGCAGGCCAACAAGTTCAAGGACGAAATCGTCCCGATGAAGACCAAGATGAAGGTGGTCGACAAGGCGACGAAAGCCGAGAGCATCGTCGACTATGTCGTCGACCGCGATGAGTGCAATCGCCCGGAGACGACGCTCGAAGGCCTCGCCAAGCTCGAGCCGGTGAAAGGTCCCGGCAAATACGTCACCGCCGGCAATGCCAGCCAGCTCTCGGACGGCGCGGCGGCGGTGGTGTTGATGGAAGCCAAAGATGCCGAGAAGCGCGGCCTCAACCCGATGGGCCGTTTCGTCGCCTGGGCGTCGGCCGGCTGCGAGCCGGACGAGATGGGCATCGGCCCGATCTACGCCGTGCCGAAGCTTTTGAAGCGCCACGGTCTGAAGATCGACGACATCGACCTCTGGGAGCTGAACGAGGCCTTCGCCAGCCAGTGCCTCTATTCCCGCGACAAGCTCGGCATCGATCCGGAGAAGTACAACGTCAACGGCGGCTCGATCGCGATCGGCCATCCCTTCGGCATGACCGGCGCGCGTCTCACCGGCCACATCCTGCAGGAGGGCCGTCGGCGCAAGGCCAAATGGGGCGTCGTCACGATGTGCATCGGCGGTGGCCAGGGCGGCGCGGGCCTGTTCGAAATCTATAGCTGA
- a CDS encoding alkaline phosphatase D family protein, with translation MPIAIRAGQSLNRRQLLVRSAATCAVTGLGSLARPYLSRAADRPLITSGIQSGDVSDHSAVIWARADRAARMQVECSTSENFSSILSTASANAMPDQDFTSKALLDGLPPGQDIFYRVRFEDIDGQGLAGEMQLGHFRTAPVARSSVSFAWSGDTTGQGWGIDESRGGMRTYRTMLDNRPDFFIHSGDHIYADCPVERQLKLPDGGTWRNIVTEEKSVVAQTLAQFRGNYKYNWLDQNFRAFHAAVPLFAQWDDHEVTNDWAPVGTADGTGYAEDGSSLLVARARRAFHEFMPMRAVAAQEDDRIYRKIAYGPLLDVFMIDMRSYRDSTFNKGDQSGACILGAAQLAWLKRELVASNATWKVIAADMPIGLVSEDAIALGNGPPERREHEIADLLSFVKRAGIRNIVWLTADMHYTAAHHYDPNRAVFQDFEPFWEFVSGPLHAGTWAPAPLDDTFGPKAMFQKGCSGENLAPCYGMQFFGRVDIDGKTEVMTVTLKDVDNSDLWSVDIEPRPDARPGQIMAQHI, from the coding sequence ATGCCGATTGCGATTCGCGCCGGGCAAAGCCTGAACCGGCGTCAATTACTGGTCCGCTCCGCCGCAACATGCGCCGTCACCGGTCTCGGCAGTCTCGCCAGACCCTATCTTAGCCGCGCCGCCGACCGGCCGCTGATCACGAGCGGCATTCAATCGGGTGACGTCTCGGATCATTCCGCCGTGATCTGGGCACGCGCTGACCGCGCCGCCCGCATGCAGGTGGAGTGTTCGACATCGGAGAATTTCAGCAGCATCCTTTCAACCGCTTCCGCCAACGCGATGCCAGACCAGGATTTTACTTCCAAGGCGCTGCTCGACGGCCTGCCGCCCGGGCAGGACATTTTCTATCGCGTGCGATTCGAAGACATCGATGGGCAGGGGCTCGCAGGCGAGATGCAACTCGGGCATTTCCGCACCGCGCCTGTGGCGCGCAGCTCAGTGTCGTTCGCCTGGTCTGGCGATACCACCGGGCAGGGCTGGGGCATCGACGAAAGCCGTGGCGGGATGCGGACTTACCGCACCATGCTCGACAACCGTCCGGACTTCTTCATCCATTCCGGCGACCACATCTATGCGGACTGTCCGGTGGAGCGGCAATTGAAGCTGCCGGATGGCGGGACCTGGCGGAACATCGTCACCGAGGAAAAATCCGTGGTCGCGCAAACGCTCGCGCAGTTCCGCGGCAACTACAAATACAACTGGCTCGACCAGAACTTTCGCGCCTTCCATGCCGCCGTCCCCCTGTTCGCGCAATGGGACGATCATGAGGTGACCAACGACTGGGCGCCGGTCGGCACGGCCGACGGGACCGGCTATGCCGAGGACGGCTCTTCGCTGCTGGTGGCGCGGGCGCGCCGCGCGTTCCATGAGTTCATGCCGATGCGCGCCGTAGCAGCGCAAGAGGATGACCGGATCTACCGCAAGATTGCCTACGGCCCGCTGCTCGACGTCTTCATGATCGACATGCGCAGCTACCGCGATTCCACCTTCAACAAGGGCGACCAGAGCGGGGCCTGCATCCTCGGCGCGGCGCAACTGGCTTGGCTGAAGCGCGAACTGGTCGCATCCAACGCCACCTGGAAGGTGATCGCCGCCGACATGCCGATCGGCCTCGTCAGCGAGGACGCCATCGCGCTCGGCAACGGCCCGCCGGAGCGGCGCGAGCACGAGATTGCCGATCTGCTGTCGTTCGTGAAGCGCGCTGGCATCCGCAACATCGTTTGGCTGACGGCCGACATGCACTATACCGCCGCGCATCATTACGATCCGAACCGTGCCGTCTTCCAGGATTTCGAGCCGTTCTGGGAGTTCGTCAGTGGTCCGCTGCATGCCGGCACCTGGGCGCCGGCCCCGCTCGACGATACGTTCGGCCCGAAGGCGATGTTCCAGAAGGGCTGCAGCGGCGAGAACCTCGCGCCCTGTTACGGCATGCAGTTCTTCGGCCGCGTCGACATCGACGGCAAGACCGAGGTGATGACGGTGACGTTGAAGGATGTCGACAACAGCGATCTCTGGTCGGTCGATATCGAACCGCGTCCGGATGCGCGGCCCGGCCAGATCATGGCGCAGCACATCTGA
- a CDS encoding indolepyruvate ferredoxin oxidoreductase family protein — MALMEVGLDDKYRLDAKRIFLSGTQALVRLPMLQRERDRAAGLNTAGFISGYRGSPLGMYDHALWRAKSFLKQHDIEFSPGLNEDLAATAVWGSQQVGMFPGAKVDGVFGIWYGKGPGVDRSVDALKHANSAGTSPNGGVIALAGDDHGCQSSTLAHQSEQVFAAALMPVVNPATLQDYLDLGILGFALSRYSGCWVGFKAISETVESSASIVSDPDRIRIITPDDFEMPPSGLSIRWPDAPMEQERRLHGPKMQAVAAFARANRFDRIVLDSKPARLGIMATGKAYLDLRQALADLGISDAEAQALGLRIYKVALTWPLEESGVRAFAEGLQDVLVVEEKRGFIEDQLVRILYNTDASKRPSVVGKRDETGAMLLPSEGELTPTMVAAAVVSRLRKVGHRSPALEQRLAKLEAFDRPAEGIGAAKLQRTPYFCSGCPHNTSTKIPEGSRAMAGIGCHGMALSVPNRRTQTISHMGAEGVSWIGQAPFTSEPHVFQNLGDGTYTHSGLLAIRAAAASGVSITYKILYNDAVAMTGGQPAEGGLTVSQIAHQVAAEGAKRLVIVSDDPDKYPANYFPPRATIHHRRELDAVQRELREVKGLTVLIYDQTCAAEKRRRRKRGLYPDPPKRIFINERVCEGCGDCSQASNCVSVQPLETEFGRKRRIDQSNCNKDFSCIEGFCPSFVTVHGGKLRKADRAAADPSALFADLPTPTVPALDGAYNILVTGIGGTGVITIGALLGMAAHVEGRACSTLDFTGLSQKNGAVMSHVRIAPVADDLSTVRIAPGGANLILGCDIVVATSIPALSRAERGVTRAIVNADLLPTASFVINPDIDFEAGTMRDTLNEAVSASDLDILDATGLATALMGDSIATNAFMLGFAFQRGAIPLSLAAIMKAIDLNGAAIEMNKLAFSWGRLAAHDLPRVVSAARFKSSGAAPARRTLDESIAFRAKFLTDYQDEAYSKRYLAEVERIRVAEAKAAPGSHELTEAFAKGLFKLMAYKDEYEVARLYSDGEFAKSLRDQFDGQPGVKVSLAPPLLATRDAVTGRLQKREFGPWIFTAFELLTHFKFLRGTRLDPFGYTAERRMERVLPGEYSAMIFRQLDRAKPYDWPRLVALAKSAELVRGYGHIKEANVAKYRAECARLEAAIGQPVAQAAE, encoded by the coding sequence ATGGCGTTGATGGAAGTGGGTCTGGACGACAAGTACCGTCTGGACGCGAAGCGGATTTTTCTGTCCGGGACGCAGGCGTTGGTCCGGTTGCCCATGTTGCAGCGCGAACGCGACCGCGCTGCGGGACTCAACACCGCCGGTTTCATCTCCGGATACCGCGGCTCGCCGCTTGGCATGTACGACCACGCGCTGTGGCGCGCAAAATCCTTCCTCAAGCAGCATGACATCGAATTCTCGCCGGGCCTCAATGAGGATCTGGCGGCAACCGCGGTGTGGGGCAGCCAGCAGGTTGGCATGTTCCCGGGCGCCAAGGTCGATGGCGTGTTCGGCATCTGGTACGGCAAGGGGCCCGGCGTCGACCGCTCCGTCGACGCGCTCAAACATGCCAACTCGGCCGGCACTTCGCCGAACGGCGGCGTGATTGCGCTCGCCGGCGACGATCATGGCTGCCAGTCCTCGACGCTAGCGCATCAGAGCGAGCAGGTGTTCGCCGCGGCGTTGATGCCGGTCGTCAACCCCGCAACCCTGCAGGACTATCTCGATCTCGGCATTTTGGGCTTTGCGCTGTCGCGCTATTCCGGCTGCTGGGTCGGCTTCAAGGCGATTTCGGAGACGGTGGAAAGCTCGGCCTCGATTGTCAGCGATCCCGATCGGATCAGGATCATTACGCCCGATGATTTCGAGATGCCGCCCAGCGGGCTTTCGATCCGCTGGCCGGATGCGCCGATGGAGCAGGAGCGGCGGCTGCACGGGCCGAAGATGCAGGCGGTTGCGGCCTTCGCGCGCGCCAACCGCTTCGACCGCATCGTGCTGGATTCGAAGCCGGCACGGCTCGGCATCATGGCGACCGGCAAGGCCTATCTCGATCTCCGCCAGGCGCTGGCCGATCTCGGCATATCAGATGCCGAGGCGCAGGCGCTGGGCCTGCGGATCTACAAGGTCGCGCTGACCTGGCCGCTGGAAGAGTCCGGAGTAAGGGCGTTCGCCGAAGGCCTGCAGGATGTGCTTGTCGTCGAGGAGAAGCGCGGCTTCATCGAGGATCAACTGGTTCGCATCCTTTATAATACGGATGCCTCAAAACGGCCTTCCGTGGTCGGCAAGCGCGACGAGACGGGCGCCATGTTGCTGCCGAGCGAAGGCGAGCTGACGCCGACCATGGTCGCGGCGGCCGTCGTGTCGCGGCTGCGCAAGGTCGGCCATCGCAGCCCGGCGCTGGAGCAGCGTCTGGCCAAGCTGGAGGCGTTCGATCGTCCCGCGGAAGGCATCGGTGCGGCAAAACTGCAGCGCACGCCGTATTTCTGCTCGGGCTGCCCGCACAACACCTCGACCAAAATTCCTGAGGGCAGCCGCGCTATGGCCGGCATCGGCTGTCACGGCATGGCGCTCTCGGTACCGAACCGCCGGACGCAGACAATCTCGCATATGGGCGCCGAAGGCGTGAGCTGGATCGGGCAGGCGCCATTCACCAGCGAACCGCACGTGTTCCAGAATCTCGGCGACGGCACCTACACCCATTCCGGCCTGCTGGCGATTCGTGCGGCGGCGGCGTCCGGTGTCAGCATCACCTACAAGATTCTGTATAACGACGCGGTGGCAATGACCGGTGGCCAGCCGGCCGAAGGCGGGCTGACGGTGTCGCAGATCGCCCATCAGGTGGCGGCGGAAGGCGCCAAGCGACTCGTCATCGTCTCCGACGATCCCGACAAATATCCGGCGAACTATTTCCCGCCACGGGCAACCATCCATCACCGCCGCGAGCTCGACGCAGTGCAGCGGGAGCTGCGCGAGGTCAAGGGCCTCACGGTTCTGATCTACGACCAGACGTGTGCTGCAGAAAAGCGCCGCCGCCGCAAGCGCGGGCTCTATCCGGACCCGCCGAAGCGCATCTTCATCAACGAGCGCGTCTGCGAGGGCTGCGGCGACTGTTCGCAGGCCTCCAACTGTGTCTCGGTGCAGCCGCTGGAGACCGAGTTCGGCCGCAAGCGGCGGATCGACCAGTCGAACTGCAACAAGGACTTTTCCTGCATCGAAGGCTTTTGCCCAAGCTTCGTCACCGTGCATGGCGGCAAGCTGCGCAAGGCGGACCGCGCGGCGGCCGATCCGTCGGCGCTGTTCGCCGATTTGCCGACGCCGACGGTGCCGGCGCTCGACGGCGCCTACAACATCCTCGTCACCGGCATCGGCGGCACCGGCGTCATTACCATCGGCGCGCTGCTCGGCATGGCCGCGCATGTCGAGGGCAGGGCGTGTTCGACCCTCGACTTTACGGGATTGTCGCAGAAGAACGGCGCGGTGATGAGCCACGTCCGCATCGCGCCTGTTGCGGATGATCTCTCCACCGTGCGCATCGCGCCCGGCGGTGCCAATCTGATCCTCGGCTGCGACATCGTCGTCGCCACCAGCATTCCGGCGCTGAGTCGGGCCGAGCGCGGCGTGACGCGGGCGATCGTCAATGCCGACCTGCTGCCGACCGCAAGCTTCGTCATCAACCCCGACATCGATTTCGAGGCGGGGACGATGCGGGATACGCTCAATGAGGCCGTCAGCGCCTCTGATCTCGACATTCTCGATGCGACCGGGCTTGCCACCGCGCTGATGGGCGACAGTATCGCTACCAACGCGTTCATGCTCGGCTTTGCGTTCCAGCGCGGCGCCATCCCGCTGTCGCTGGCGGCGATCATGAAGGCGATCGACCTCAACGGCGCGGCGATCGAGATGAACAAGCTCGCTTTCTCCTGGGGCCGGCTCGCGGCCCACGACCTGCCGCGCGTCGTCAGCGCGGCACGCTTCAAGAGTTCGGGCGCGGCGCCGGCCAGGCGGACGCTCGATGAGAGCATCGCTTTCCGCGCCAAGTTCCTGACTGACTATCAGGACGAGGCCTATTCGAAACGCTACCTCGCCGAGGTCGAGCGTATCAGGGTGGCGGAGGCCAAGGCCGCGCCGGGCTCGCATGAACTCACTGAAGCCTTCGCCAAGGGCCTGTTCAAGCTGATGGCCTACAAGGACGAATACGAAGTCGCCCGGCTCTATTCCGACGGCGAGTTCGCAAAGTCTTTGAGGGACCAGTTCGACGGCCAGCCGGGCGTCAAGGTCAGCCTGGCGCCGCCGCTATTGGCGACGCGCGATGCGGTGACCGGGCGCCTGCAAAAGCGCGAGTTCGGCCCGTGGATTTTCACCGCCTTCGAGCTCCTCACCCACTTCAAGTTCCTGCGCGGCACCAGGCTCGATCCGTTCGGCTACACCGCCGAGCGGCGGATGGAGCGTGTGCTGCCGGGTGAATATTCCGCGATGATCTTCCGTCAGCTCGACCGGGCCAAACCGTATGATTGGCCGCGGCTAGTAGCGCTAGCGAAATCCGCGGAACTGGTTCGCGGCTACGGCCATATTAAGGAAGCTAATGTCGCCAAATACCGCGCTGAGTGCGCACGGCTGGAAGCGGCGATCGGCCAGCCGGTGGCGCAGGCGGCCGAGTAG
- a CDS encoding carboxymuconolactone decarboxylase family protein, which yields MARLPYLEAAQVAPEYRDMLKRNTNLHKLLVNSPDMARAFNGVGSYIRFNSKLDPRLRELAILQVGWMEKSEYEFTHHVKIGKEFGVTDQDIEGLMAETEGKPSKLEPLAKTILRGAREMVRDLAMSEATFAEIKHQLSDEQMVDLVLTIAFYCAVVRVLATMKIDNEPYYKEVLQQYPI from the coding sequence ATGGCCCGCCTGCCCTATCTCGAAGCCGCCCAGGTCGCCCCCGAATACCGCGACATGCTCAAGCGCAACACCAACCTTCACAAGCTGCTGGTGAACTCGCCCGACATGGCCCGCGCCTTCAACGGCGTCGGGAGCTACATCAGATTCAACAGCAAGCTCGACCCGCGCTTGCGGGAGCTGGCGATCCTCCAGGTCGGCTGGATGGAGAAATCCGAATACGAATTCACCCACCACGTGAAGATCGGCAAGGAATTCGGCGTTACCGATCAAGATATCGAAGGCCTGATGGCCGAGACCGAGGGTAAACCGTCGAAGCTCGAGCCGCTGGCGAAGACGATCCTGCGCGGCGCCCGCGAGATGGTGCGTGACCTTGCGATGTCGGAAGCGACCTTTGCCGAGATCAAGCACCAGCTTTCCGACGAGCAGATGGTCGACCTCGTGCTCACCATCGCCTTCTATTGCGCCGTGGTGCGGGTGCTGGCGACCATGAAGATCGATAACGAACCCTATTACAAAGAGGTACTGCAACAGTACCCGATCTAA
- a CDS encoding SDR family oxidoreductase: MRLKDRVAIVVGAGQSPGEGIGNGRATALTFAREGAKVLCVDHNAASAQETVDLIAKGGGTAAAFKADVTKQAELKAMVEDAKGRWGRIDVLHNNVGVSLSGGDAELLEISEEAFDRCVAINLKSCVWAARHVIPIMRAQKSGAIINISSMAAITTYPYVAYKATKSAMIAFTEQLAYQNAQYGIRANVILPGLMNTPMAVDTRAREWGKSRAEVEAERDSKVPLRQKMGTGWDVANAALFLASDEASFITGVTLPVDGGASVRRG; encoded by the coding sequence ATGCGCCTGAAAGATCGTGTCGCCATCGTCGTCGGCGCCGGACAGAGTCCGGGGGAAGGCATCGGCAATGGCCGCGCCACTGCGCTGACGTTTGCGCGCGAAGGCGCGAAAGTGCTGTGCGTCGATCATAATGCGGCCTCCGCCCAGGAGACGGTCGACCTGATCGCCAAGGGTGGCGGCACCGCGGCGGCATTCAAGGCCGACGTCACCAAGCAGGCCGAACTGAAGGCAATGGTTGAGGATGCGAAGGGACGCTGGGGCCGCATCGACGTGCTGCATAATAATGTCGGCGTCAGCCTGTCCGGCGGCGACGCGGAGCTGCTCGAAATATCCGAAGAGGCCTTTGACCGCTGCGTCGCGATCAATTTGAAGAGCTGCGTATGGGCAGCGAGGCACGTGATCCCGATCATGCGGGCGCAAAAGAGCGGCGCCATCATCAACATCTCCTCGATGGCCGCGATCACCACCTATCCGTATGTGGCGTACAAGGCGACGAAATCGGCGATGATCGCCTTCACCGAACAGCTCGCCTATCAGAACGCGCAATACGGCATCCGCGCCAACGTCATCCTGCCCGGCCTGATGAACACGCCGATGGCCGTCGACACCCGCGCGCGCGAATGGGGCAAGAGCCGCGCCGAGGTCGAGGCCGAGCGAGACTCAAAGGTTCCGCTGCGGCAGAAGATGGGCACCGGTTGGGACGTCGCCAACGCCGCGCTGTTTCTCGCATCCGACGAAGCGAGTTTTATTACCGGCGTGACGCTGCCGGTAGATGGCGGGGCGAGTGTGCGGCGGGGATAG
- a CDS encoding DMT family transporter: protein MSLVSLLLVVLAAFIHATWNLLSKRAADAGPTFVFAYNMFACLVYLPWMIWLLVYGELSWNFPVAICLILSACIHLAYSLCLQRGYQLADLSVVYPVARGTGPMLSSIGAFILLRETPTAQGIFGLLAVVAGIGLITTQGDLSAFKKPRGLDGVRWGTATGSLIASYTVVDGYGVKVLGIHPVVLDWMTNLLRFFIMAPVVFSNWPRAKAKMKGHWWLAFWVGALSPLSYILVLTALEMGAPLSLVAPAREMSMMVGAMFGMLILGERVTAWRVAGCAILIGGVVLLGLARA, encoded by the coding sequence ATGTCGCTCGTCTCGCTTCTCCTCGTTGTCCTCGCCGCCTTCATCCACGCCACCTGGAATCTGCTTTCGAAGCGCGCCGCTGACGCCGGCCCGACCTTCGTCTTCGCCTACAATATGTTCGCCTGCCTGGTGTATCTGCCGTGGATGATCTGGCTGCTCGTGTATGGCGAGCTGAGCTGGAATTTTCCCGTCGCGATCTGCCTCATCCTCAGCGCCTGCATCCATCTGGCCTATAGCCTGTGCCTGCAACGCGGCTATCAGCTCGCCGACCTCTCGGTGGTCTACCCGGTCGCGCGCGGCACGGGGCCGATGCTGTCGTCGATCGGCGCGTTCATCCTGTTGCGGGAGACGCCGACCGCACAGGGCATCTTTGGGCTGCTCGCGGTCGTCGCCGGAATCGGTCTCATCACCACGCAGGGCGATCTCTCCGCATTCAAAAAGCCGCGCGGCCTCGACGGCGTGCGCTGGGGCACGGCAACGGGATCGCTGATCGCGAGCTACACCGTCGTCGACGGATACGGTGTGAAAGTGCTCGGTATCCATCCTGTCGTGCTCGACTGGATGACCAACCTGTTGCGCTTCTTCATCATGGCGCCGGTCGTGTTCTCGAACTGGCCGCGCGCGAAAGCGAAGATGAAGGGCCATTGGTGGCTGGCATTCTGGGTCGGCGCGCTCTCGCCGCTATCCTACATCCTCGTGCTCACGGCGCTCGAAATGGGCGCCCCGCTCAGCCTAGTCGCGCCCGCGCGCGAAATGTCGATGATGGTCGGCGCGATGTTCGGCATGCTGATCCTCGGCGAGCGCGTCACCGCCTGGCGCGTTGCCGGCTGCGCGATCCTGATCGGCGGCGTGGTGCTGTTGGGATTGGCGCGGGCGTGA